In one window of Campylobacter coli DNA:
- the hemH gene encoding ferrochelatase, with protein sequence MKLVLFLNMGGATNLQDCETFLKNMFNDPYILGIKNKFIRRFVAWIITKSRVKAMRENYKQMGGKSPLNELTQSLCEKLNAKTKDFKFDFVNLYVPPFANEVLQKYTLNENDEIILFPLYPHHSSTTVTSSLEVLQNEISKQKIKAKIKTVDIFYENTLYNEMIISHILAKKSEFDAKTLIFSAHSLPQSIIDKGDLYEKHVNHHVELLKERLKDHFDKIILAYQSKLGPVKWLEPNTSDILANLDNKALIYPISFCIDCSETIFELGIEYKHLAKCDYDLITCPNDSDEFTQFVLKYLSDFN encoded by the coding sequence ATGAAATTGGTTTTATTTTTAAATATGGGCGGAGCCACAAATTTACAAGATTGTGAAACTTTTTTAAAAAATATGTTTAACGATCCTTATATTTTGGGTATTAAAAATAAATTTATAAGAAGATTTGTAGCGTGGATCATTACAAAATCTCGCGTAAAAGCTATGAGAGAAAATTATAAACAAATGGGTGGAAAATCTCCACTCAATGAGCTTACTCAAAGTTTGTGCGAAAAACTTAATGCAAAAACAAAAGACTTTAAATTTGACTTTGTCAATCTTTATGTGCCACCTTTTGCAAATGAAGTTTTGCAAAAATACACTTTAAACGAAAATGATGAAATCATTCTTTTTCCGCTTTATCCACATCACTCAAGCACCACAGTTACCTCATCACTTGAAGTTTTACAAAATGAAATTTCAAAACAAAAAATCAAAGCAAAAATAAAGACTGTGGACATTTTTTATGAAAATACGCTTTATAATGAAATGATTATTTCTCACATTTTGGCTAAAAAAAGTGAGTTTGATGCTAAAACTTTGATTTTTTCAGCACATTCTTTACCGCAAAGCATTATCGATAAGGGTGATTTATATGAAAAACATGTCAATCATCATGTAGAACTTTTAAAAGAAAGATTAAAAGATCATTTTGATAAGATTATCTTAGCTTACCAATCAAAATTAGGTCCAGTAAAATGGCTTGAACCAAATACAAGCGATATTTTGGCAAATTTAGATAACAAAGCTTTGATTTATCCTATTTCTTTTTGTATAGATTGTTCTGAAACGATTTTTGAGCTAGGTATAGAGTATAAACATTTAGCAAAATGTGATTATGATTTAATCACCTGCCCAAATGATAGCGATGAATTTACTCAATTTGTTTTAAAGTACTTGTCTGATTTTAACTAA
- a CDS encoding ammonium transporter — protein MNAINSSFIVLCTLLVLLMTPALAMFYSGMVRSKNTLNTIMNCFIVFGVITLQWVVLGFSLSFGKDEGLGLVGNFENFLLEGISGYNASGVPNILFVIFQMMFALIASAIITGSLVGRIKLGVLVIFLLFWSTLVYDVLAHMIWSSEGFLLKRGSLDFAGGGVVHISSGVAGLVGALMVGARKSDDEDKNAHSIPYAFLGAILLFIGWLGFNAGSAGEMNDIAINAFIVSIISAACGFLSWVVLEWLIHKKPTILGGLSGLVAGLVGITPACGYVDIYASLVIGALSSVFCYFGLSFIKYKLKWDDSLDAFSLHGIGGIWGGIATGLFASAKVNPNVIAQNALGEGFFISGSLELLKEQIFAIVICVVLSALVSFIIFKIISCFTDLRVKEEVEQKGLDVSLHGEKAYTLA, from the coding sequence ATGAATGCGATAAATTCAAGTTTTATTGTGTTGTGTACTTTGCTAGTTTTGCTTATGACTCCAGCTTTGGCAATGTTTTATTCAGGTATGGTAAGAAGTAAAAATACTCTTAATACTATAATGAATTGCTTTATCGTTTTTGGTGTCATTACTTTACAATGGGTAGTGCTTGGATTTAGTCTTTCTTTTGGTAAAGATGAAGGACTTGGGCTTGTAGGAAATTTCGAGAATTTCCTCTTAGAGGGTATTAGCGGATACAACGCTTCAGGCGTTCCAAATATTCTTTTTGTGATTTTTCAAATGATGTTTGCACTTATTGCATCTGCTATTATAACAGGCTCTTTGGTGGGAAGAATTAAACTGGGTGTCTTGGTGATATTTCTACTTTTTTGGAGTACTTTAGTTTATGATGTGTTAGCGCATATGATTTGGAGTAGCGAGGGATTTTTGCTTAAAAGAGGAAGTCTTGATTTTGCTGGGGGCGGTGTTGTGCATATTAGCTCTGGGGTTGCCGGACTTGTAGGAGCTTTGATGGTAGGCGCTAGAAAAAGTGATGATGAGGATAAAAACGCGCATTCTATTCCTTATGCTTTCTTGGGTGCGATTTTGCTTTTTATAGGATGGTTAGGTTTTAATGCTGGAAGTGCTGGCGAAATGAATGATATTGCTATCAATGCTTTTATAGTAAGTATTATATCAGCGGCTTGTGGCTTTTTATCTTGGGTAGTACTTGAGTGGCTCATCCATAAGAAACCGACTATTTTAGGTGGGCTTAGTGGGCTTGTAGCAGGGCTTGTGGGGATTACTCCAGCTTGTGGTTATGTAGATATTTACGCTTCTCTTGTTATAGGGGCTTTGTCTTCTGTATTTTGTTATTTTGGTTTGAGTTTTATCAAATACAAACTCAAATGGGATGATTCTTTAGATGCTTTTTCTTTGCATGGAATCGGAGGTATTTGGGGAGGAATTGCCACAGGGCTTTTTGCAAGTGCTAAAGTAAATCCTAATGTGATTGCCCAAAATGCACTTGGCGAGGGATTTTTTATCAGTGGAAGTTTAGAGCTTTTAAAAGAGCAAATTTTTGCTATTGTGATTTGTGTAGTTTTGTCAGCTCTTGTAAGCTTTATTATTTTTAAGATCATTTCTTGTTTTACAGACTTAAGGGTAAAAGAAGAAGTAGAGCAAAAAGGCTTAGATGTAAGCTTGCACGGAGAAAAAGCTTATACTTTGGCTTAG
- a CDS encoding 5-methyltetrahydropteroyltriglutamate--homocysteine S-methyltransferase encodes MKLDQVGSFLRPKILKEARENFALGKIDEEQLRSIEDSCIRDLLEECDKAGIYYLSDGELRRSWWHLDFYWGFGGIKKIKKEKGYVFKGIETRAEGIEIESKIECNNHPFLKDFERLIQIAKGLKIDTNRLKLTIPSPSMLLYMLFIRGGKNTEFNYYGKDFTKLKNDILNAYENFYKEFAALGGVYLQLDDTSFGSLCDYEFCALNEINADDICEEYVDFLNESLKTMPKNIMSAIHICRGNYRSRYVASGGYMKVAKKLFGELRVDKFFLEFDDERAGDFEPLKYINDQIAVLGILTSKTNESPSVEELKARVKIAAQFLSPKQIEISTQCGFSSTEEGNEIFTHSQWEKIKLLKQVLSELENEGFFS; translated from the coding sequence ATGAAATTAGATCAAGTGGGCTCTTTTTTAAGACCCAAAATTTTAAAAGAAGCTAGAGAAAATTTTGCCTTGGGAAAAATAGATGAAGAACAACTTCGCAGCATTGAAGATTCTTGTATAAGAGATCTTTTAGAAGAGTGTGATAAGGCGGGAATTTATTATTTAAGCGATGGAGAATTACGCCGTTCTTGGTGGCATCTTGATTTTTACTGGGGTTTTGGTGGTATTAAAAAAATCAAAAAAGAAAAGGGTTATGTCTTTAAAGGGATAGAAACAAGAGCTGAAGGTATTGAAATTGAAAGTAAAATCGAGTGCAATAATCATCCTTTTTTAAAAGATTTTGAAAGATTAATACAAATCGCAAAAGGTTTAAAAATAGATACGAATCGCTTAAAACTTACCATTCCAAGTCCATCAATGCTTTTATATATGCTTTTTATCCGTGGGGGCAAAAACACAGAATTTAATTACTATGGCAAAGATTTTACAAAACTTAAAAATGATATTTTAAATGCTTATGAAAATTTTTACAAAGAATTTGCAGCTCTTGGCGGAGTATATTTGCAACTTGATGATACAAGCTTTGGTTCTTTATGTGATTATGAATTTTGCGCTTTAAATGAAATTAACGCAGATGATATTTGTGAAGAATATGTAGATTTTTTAAATGAGAGTTTAAAAACTATGCCAAAAAACATAATGAGCGCGATTCATATTTGTCGTGGAAACTACCGCAGTCGCTATGTGGCAAGCGGAGGCTATATGAAAGTTGCCAAGAAACTTTTTGGCGAACTTAGAGTCGATAAATTCTTCTTAGAATTTGATGATGAAAGGGCTGGAGATTTTGAACCTTTAAAATATATAAATGATCAAATTGCGGTTTTAGGAATTCTTACTAGCAAAACCAATGAAAGTCCGAGCGTAGAAGAGTTAAAAGCAAGAGTGAAAATAGCAGCTCAATTTTTAAGTCCAAAACAAATTGAAATCAGCACACAATGTGGCTTTAGCTCCACTGAAGAAGGAAATGAAATCTTCACTCATTCTCAATGGGAAAAAATTAAACTTTTAAAACAAGTTTTAAGTGAGCTTGAAAATGAAGGATTTTTCTCTTGA
- a CDS encoding Gfo/Idh/MocA family oxidoreductase, with amino-acid sequence MKIGIIGLGKMGQNHLNELGKNKNFKINALFDMVENKNLNAPFFTNLDEFLNQDNDIIIIATPTNSHLEIARKVFCKCKCVLIEKPLALNLNEIDEISNLAKDHDVKVGVGFCERFNPAVLALKKELQNEEIISINIQRFSTYPQRISDVGILQDLAVHDLDLLHFLSGGKIINANILKSFNKDKQREDESIITCKLEKTIACVHQSWNSTQRLRKITLVSKNHFYEANLVDFSLSKDGQSLELMTQTPLFGEHMALYDLFLNKENYLANIQNAYAVQEILEKF; translated from the coding sequence TTGAAAATAGGAATTATAGGCCTTGGAAAAATGGGGCAAAACCATTTAAACGAGCTTGGTAAAAATAAAAATTTTAAAATCAATGCTTTGTTTGATATGGTTGAAAATAAAAATTTAAATGCACCCTTTTTTACTAATTTGGATGAATTTTTAAATCAAGATAATGATATCATCATCATTGCAACGCCGACAAATTCACATTTAGAAATAGCTAGAAAGGTTTTTTGTAAGTGCAAATGCGTATTGATTGAAAAACCTTTAGCACTGAATTTAAATGAAATAGATGAAATTTCAAATTTGGCTAAAGACCATGATGTAAAAGTGGGTGTGGGATTTTGCGAGAGATTTAATCCTGCGGTTTTAGCTCTAAAAAAAGAGCTTCAAAACGAGGAAATTATCAGCATCAATATACAAAGATTTTCCACTTACCCACAAAGAATCAGTGATGTAGGAATTTTACAAGATTTGGCTGTGCATGATCTTGACTTGCTTCATTTTTTAAGCGGAGGGAAAATTATAAACGCTAACATTTTAAAAAGCTTCAATAAAGACAAACAAAGAGAAGATGAAAGCATTATAACTTGCAAGCTAGAAAAAACGATCGCTTGTGTGCATCAAAGCTGGAACAGTACGCAAAGACTAAGAAAAATTACACTTGTAAGTAAAAATCATTTTTACGAGGCAAATTTAGTAGATTTTTCCTTAAGCAAAGACGGACAAAGCTTGGAGCTGATGACACAAACACCGCTTTTTGGGGAGCATATGGCTTTATATGATTTGTTTTTAAATAAGGAAAATTACCTAGCAAATATACAAAATGCTTACGCTGTGCAAGAAATTTTAGAAAAATTTTAA
- a CDS encoding DegT/DnrJ/EryC1/StrS aminotransferase family protein — protein MNFINLQAQYLKYKEEIDSEIASVLSSSSFIGGAKLNEFETNLAQYTHVQHAIGCSSGTSALYLALRALDIKQGDEVIVPSFTFIATAEMVALLGAKPVFVDINLDNFNIDFELLKNAISPKTKAIIAVSMFGQMSNLQELNTFCESKNISLIEDGAQSFGASFKGEKSCSIAKISCTSFFPSKPLGAYGDGGAIFCNDESIAKKLRILLNHGQTDRYKHEFIGINARLDTLQAAILNVKLKHLDEEINKRQEIAKFYNENLTNCQIPKIDENAISAYAQYSVLVEDRARVLKAFEKANIPYAIHYPTPLHKQPCFSEFSRLKLEKSEFASEHILSLPFSAFLSQSEQESVIKIFKEGL, from the coding sequence ATGAATTTTATCAATCTTCAAGCTCAATATCTTAAATATAAAGAAGAAATCGATTCTGAAATCGCAAGTGTTTTATCAAGCTCCTCTTTTATAGGGGGTGCAAAATTAAATGAATTTGAAACAAATTTAGCCCAATACACTCATGTGCAACACGCCATAGGATGCTCAAGTGGCACAAGTGCTTTATATCTTGCTTTAAGGGCTTTAGATATCAAACAAGGAGATGAAGTCATAGTTCCTAGCTTTACTTTTATAGCCACCGCTGAAATGGTAGCACTACTGGGAGCTAAGCCTGTATTTGTAGATATAAATTTAGATAATTTTAATATCGATTTTGAACTCTTAAAAAATGCCATCAGCCCCAAAACAAAAGCAATTATTGCTGTGAGTATGTTTGGTCAAATGAGTAATTTACAAGAATTAAACACCTTTTGCGAAAGTAAAAATATAAGCTTGATTGAAGATGGCGCACAAAGTTTTGGAGCAAGCTTTAAGGGTGAAAAATCTTGCTCTATTGCCAAAATTTCATGCACTAGCTTTTTTCCTTCTAAGCCTTTGGGGGCTTATGGCGATGGTGGAGCGATTTTTTGCAATGATGAGAGCATAGCTAAAAAATTAAGAATTTTACTCAACCACGGACAAACTGATCGCTATAAACATGAATTTATAGGGATAAATGCTCGTCTTGATACTCTTCAAGCAGCCATTTTAAATGTAAAATTAAAACACCTAGATGAAGAAATTAACAAAAGACAAGAAATAGCAAAATTCTACAACGAAAATTTGACAAATTGTCAAATTCCAAAAATTGATGAAAACGCTATCAGTGCTTATGCACAATATAGCGTTTTAGTAGAAGATAGAGCTAGAGTTTTAAAAGCTTTTGAAAAAGCAAACATTCCTTATGCTATCCATTATCCTACGCCACTTCATAAACAACCTTGCTTCAGTGAATTTTCGCGTCTAAAATTAGAAAAATCAGAATTTGCGAGTGAGCATATTTTATCCTTGCCATTTTCAGCATTTTTAAGTCAAAGTGAGCAAGAAAGTGTAATTAAAATATTTAAGGAAGGACTATGA